A DNA window from Maribellus comscasis contains the following coding sequences:
- a CDS encoding PspC domain-containing protein yields the protein MILGVSEWLSEKLGWKVTTIRIAFVVGVLIFGAGLGLYLILWIVKMFSK from the coding sequence ATGATTTTAGGTGTTTCTGAATGGCTAAGCGAAAAATTAGGATGGAAAGTAACTACTATACGTATTGCATTTGTAGTAGGAGTTTTAATTTTTGGCGCAGGATTAGGTTTGTATTTAATATTATGGATAGTGAAAATGTTTTCTAAATAA
- a CDS encoding DUF3098 domain-containing protein: protein MEIFNRKKAIFLILILVILFAGYLLMAGPKPDPANLSHEIYSFRRITLAPVIILLSYGGIIFIILKRK, encoded by the coding sequence ATGGAAATATTTAACAGGAAAAAGGCGATCTTTTTAATTCTCATTTTAGTAATATTATTTGCCGGTTATCTTTTAATGGCAGGCCCCAAACCCGATCCGGCAAATCTTTCGCATGAAATATACAGCTTCAGAAGGATTACTCTGGCGCCGGTAATCATTCTGCTGTCGTACGGAGGAATTATTTTCATAATTTTAAAACGGAAATGA
- a CDS encoding RNA polymerase sigma factor has protein sequence MIFIKRNTGDFTDEALMRFIGAGDRAAFDELYNRYHNRLFYYFYRMLGNCEETTNDFLQDIFLKIIDKPQLFNPDYSFKKWIFSVAHNMCKNEYRKRENRKTILQDIIPENIKDEINPDKEDKSRWIEIAFREMEGLSEKSREILVLKYRENFSLDEISEILSLPKGTVKSRLFYARNELAKLVKQIQNMED, from the coding sequence ATGATTTTTATAAAACGAAACACAGGCGATTTTACTGACGAGGCGCTGATGAGATTTATTGGCGCTGGTGATCGTGCAGCTTTCGACGAACTTTATAATCGTTACCATAATCGTTTATTCTATTATTTCTATCGAATGTTGGGTAACTGTGAAGAAACGACAAACGATTTTTTACAGGATATTTTTCTTAAAATAATTGATAAACCTCAACTTTTCAATCCGGATTATTCGTTTAAAAAATGGATTTTTTCGGTGGCGCACAACATGTGTAAAAATGAATACCGAAAACGCGAAAACCGCAAAACAATATTACAGGACATTATTCCTGAAAACATAAAAGATGAAATAAATCCCGATAAGGAAGATAAAAGTCGTTGGATTGAGATTGCATTTCGCGAGATGGAAGGGCTTTCCGAAAAATCAAGAGAAATACTTGTGTTGAAATACCGCGAAAACTTTAGTCTGGATGAAATATCAGAAATCCTTTCTCTTCCGAAAGGAACAGTAAAATCGAGGCTTTTTTATGCGCGAAATGAATTGGCCAAACTTGTGAAACAAATCCAAAACATGGAGGATTAA